A single Sodalis-like secondary symbiont of Drepanosiphum platanoidis DNA region contains:
- the yidC gene encoding membrane protein insertase YidC, with amino-acid sequence MTDSQRNIIFITILFIFLLIWQSFELNNIKKNKINESKLYNLSNNFKKKINKINNFIKVKTDVLSVLIDMNGGNIRDVFLLNYKDKIESLKPIHLLKCNKNFVYKANSEIKDISNKKINNKSKLYHSEKKNYVLNKKKNNLLVPIKYISPDGIIYKKVFLFKKNDFAIQVNHYINNKSKNSINVKFFGKLIQSYNLPIKNNKKLNKFSLHTYRGAAYSTDLNKYQKYSFDNIKNNNLKIKTNNGWIAMLQQYFATAWIPLNSGTNTFYSKYYNKNYVSIGFRSSTIIIPPKSSYKFISKLWVGPEIQEKMKETAPYLDLTVDYGWLWFISQPIFKLLKFINYYVNNWGLSIILITLIIRIIMYPLTKSQYISMAKIKILHPKLLFIREKFKNDKQKQSQEIIMLYKKEKVNPLGGCFPLIIQMPIFLSLYYVLSSSIELRHSPFYLWIYDLSDKDPLYILPIFMGLTMFFIQKISPSTSSDQSQKKIMMFTPIIFIFFFLWFPSGLVLYYIVSNLITIIQQYIIYKNLDKKGLNFWKK; translated from the coding sequence AAATAAAATAAATAATTTTATTAAAGTAAAAACTGATGTTTTATCTGTATTAATAGATATGAATGGTGGAAATATTAGAGATGTTTTTTTATTAAATTATAAAGATAAAATTGAATCATTAAAACCTATACATTTATTAAAATGTAATAAAAATTTTGTATATAAAGCTAATAGTGAAATAAAAGATATTAGTAATAAAAAAATTAATAATAAATCTAAATTATATCATTCTGAAAAAAAAAATTATGTTCTTAATAAGAAAAAAAATAATTTATTAGTACCAATTAAATATATATCTCCTGATGGAATAATTTATAAAAAAGTTTTTTTATTTAAAAAAAATGACTTTGCAATTCAAGTAAATCATTATATTAATAATAAAAGTAAAAATTCAATAAATGTAAAATTTTTTGGAAAACTTATTCAATCTTATAATTTACCTATAAAAAATAATAAAAAATTAAATAAATTTTCATTACATACATATAGAGGTGCTGCTTATTCTACAGATTTAAATAAATATCAAAAATATAGTTTTGATAATATAAAAAATAATAATTTAAAAATTAAAACAAATAATGGATGGATTGCTATGTTGCAACAATATTTTGCTACAGCATGGATACCATTAAATAGTGGTACTAATACTTTTTATAGTAAATATTATAATAAAAATTATGTATCTATTGGATTTAGATCTTCAACTATAATTATACCTCCAAAATCTTCTTATAAATTTATATCTAAGCTTTGGGTTGGACCAGAAATACAGGAAAAAATGAAAGAAACAGCTCCTTATTTAGATTTAACTGTTGATTATGGATGGTTATGGTTTATTTCTCAACCAATATTTAAATTATTAAAATTTATTAATTATTATGTTAATAATTGGGGTTTATCAATAATATTAATTACTCTAATTATACGAATTATTATGTATCCTTTAACTAAATCTCAATACATATCTATGGCAAAAATAAAAATTTTACATCCAAAATTATTATTTATACGAGAAAAATTTAAAAATGATAAACAAAAACAAAGTCAAGAAATAATTATGTTATATAAAAAAGAAAAAGTTAATCCTCTTGGAGGTTGTTTTCCTTTAATTATTCAAATGCCTATTTTTTTATCATTATATTATGTTCTTTCTAGTTCTATAGAATTGAGACATTCACCTTTTTATTTATGGATATATGATTTATCAGATAAAGATCCTTTATATATTTTACCAATTTTTATGGGTTTAACCATGTTTTTTATTCAAAAAATTTCTCCTTCTACATCTTCTGATCAATCACAAAAAAAAATTATGATGTTTACTCCAATAATTTTTATTTTTTTCTTTCTTTGGTTTCCATCAGGATTAGTGTTATATTATATAGTAAGTAATTTAATAACAATTATACAACAATATATAATTTATAAAAATCTTGATAAAAAAGGTTTAAATTTTTGGAAAAAATAA